A region of Enoplosus armatus isolate fEnoArm2 chromosome 14, fEnoArm2.hap1, whole genome shotgun sequence DNA encodes the following proteins:
- the nol7 gene encoding U3 small nucleolar RNA-associated protein NOL7: MEKKQRGKAASSSKTADIKKQTEMFSSVLTSSDDEAPEEVTFEDSKAQALRSMKQALDTARREKELLKEKRRRRQELFQEQKKRKLLPADVLEEIDSAPSKKQKQSGDEAEEEDDKPRKKKKKRSGKLAHARNLKGNYTVTTAKAQATASFQQQTAEDFIQSRLYGPGSCRTTSNELLSLQNKKGRNKSAAVQFVKKDWACKEKAKAEKLKKRWIHKQQVPSC, from the exons ATGGAGAAGAAACAACGTGGGAAAGCAGCCTCGTCGTCAAAGACGGCGGATatcaaaaaacagacagaaatgttcaGTTCAGTGCTTACGTCCAGTGACGATGAGGCGCCCGAAGAGGTGACCTTTGAAGACTCAAAGGCTCAGGCTTTACGGAGCATGAAACAGGCGCTGGACACAGCCAGAAG GGAAAAGGAGCTgctgaaagagaagaggaggaggagacaggagttGTTCCAGGAACAGaag aaaagaaaactcttACCGGCTGACGTGTTGGAGGAAATCGACTCGGCTCCCTCAAA GAAGCAGAAACAGTCTGGAGATGAAG ctgaagaggaagacgaTAAGccgaggaagaagaaaaagaagaggagtgGGAAACTGGCACATGCCCGAAA tctgAAGGGAAACTACACGGTGACGACGGCGAAGGCGCAAGCGACGGCGTCCTTCCAGCAGCAGACGGCCGAGGATTTCATCCAGTCCAGACTGTACGGACCAGGAAGCTGCAGGACCACAA GTAACGAGCTGCTCTCCCTCCAGAACAAGAAGGGGAGAAATAAAAGTGCAGCGGTGCAGTTTGTCAAGAAAGACTGGG CTTGTAAAGAAAAAGCCAAAGCagagaagctgaagaagaggTGGATCCACAAGCAGCAGGTTCCCTCCTGCTGA